In the Populus trichocarpa isolate Nisqually-1 chromosome 8, P.trichocarpa_v4.1, whole genome shotgun sequence genome, ATTgaattcaatcaatcaaaatgGACGTTACCAGATCATGACAGGCCTGGACAGCTGCTGCAAGTAAATTTGTGATGTCACGCTGATGTGGCTGCACATAACAATACCACCTTAGGATCAAAGAAAAGTGGGTAACAAGAAAGGCCGTGGCCATATTTCCATGGCCAACAGCATAACTTTAATTCATTCTAATAGCACACCTGAACATATTTctgaagaaaaggataaaagtttaataaaatcaagCGGTGGAGCCCCACAGTTCGAGCAATTACTTTCAACATCATCATCTTGACCTGAAGTTTAAACAGAGCTTGACGTCAATAAAAAATGTACAAATCtaactgaaaaatataaaagccAGTGCAGCTTTTTGGGAACAAGAATCTCAATATAACCCCTAGTGTTCCAAAATTTTCTCCATTCTTTTTACTCATTGTCCTTGAACCCACTTCCAGTTATTTTTCAGAACTCAAAATAAGGTATACACAGACACAAATGTATATTTATGTGATACCAACATACAATACAGAAAAGATGCAAGTGTGCATGCTAACAGACACACCACAAACTTTGCCAAAGCCAAGATTTCATAATCACCTCAAAACGTTCATTGCAAGTCTGAAGGCGAGAAAATAGCCTCTCAGCAAACCCCTGCAAGCAAAATGAAATCCTAAAATCTCTTTATCCCACATAAAAATGTTCAGAGTCTGTAGAACTACACTCAGTAAATTATAGGAAAAGAGGAAAACCTGTGCGTCTTTAAGATGGTTGAATGGtgaataataatttgaattgtTGTTTTCTGATGACAATCTTTGCTGCCTTTTCATGCTACGTATGGCCCGCTGcagttttgctttctttttcttcttgctaGCTACAGTACCTTTATTGTGTGCCTGGGGTTTTGACAAAACAGGAACAAAATACTGTAAATTAACCATATTTGTTCAACTGTTATTGATGAATTATATGGCACCTCCTTCAATGTATCAACACCAGTTCTGCCAAGAAGGGGTGAGGTTGTGTAACATACCCGTTTAAATTGATTGTGTAGATTGGAACCTGAAGACATCTAGATACACTGGAGTTCCAAGATCGTAAACAAGTTAAGGCtgatttggtgttggtttcatgTGATGTTTGGCTACTGGATATATGATTTTGCTATTCTTTCTTGGTAGATAGTGAGATTGAGTAGGATGACGAAAGTCAGGGGTTAACTTGGGGATTCAAGTTCATCTtagtggctcagttttttctGCTAGACAAACTAACTGTTTAACCAGTTGGCAATAAGTTACTAACCATGTGGACAATTATGATAGTGGCTGTTGTTAGTTACTGTAGAATGGCTGCCTctagaattcaaaaaataaaatatatatatatatatatatatatatatatatatatataaggtgtATCTGACCTTATAAATAGACTCTTTACTAATGACAACTTGAGCTGTTCGAGGATTTGGATCGTCTTCGCCACTTGAAGCATCGCTATCATCATTGTCATTATCTTCAATCTTCTCATAATCGAGGAGAAAAGACAGAGCAGCAATCATGATTCTGACAAAGgcaatcaaatttcaaaaattggAAAGCAGAAGTTCCTTAGCAACcacctcaaaaaaataaaagggggaaAGCTAACCTTGATGATGAATGAAAACATGCCATACAAATTGAATTTGCAGTTCTATCATCGAACCACACCTTCCTTCGATGAAGCTCACATAGTGTGATGAGTGCTCTCTTCGCTCGTGCTTCATCATCTTGCTAAgtgaacattaaaaaataatacgaTAATTCAAACCAACAAATGCACAAAGATAGATGATAATACTAGCAAGCAAAAGATTACAAACCTGTAGCAAGGAAAAGAGGATATTTTGAAGGGCCCGATTCTTAGCCTCATTTTTATGCTTCTTATTCATCCTCCTAATGCTATGAACAACATGAGTAAAAGCCAAATTCCTCAATGTCCTATCTCCCAGTGTTTGAAGCTCCATGAACAATGCTAGAGTTTCACTAATATCAACCATCTAACGACAAATTATACCAAATCAAATccacaaaattagaaaataattatcacAAATTAATGGgcaattcaaaaaagaaaaaaaatcatacatctCGATTAATCAGTAGAATAAGCGCTTGAGTAACATGACACCGAAGTCCCGAAGGCAGAGTCCGAGCAGACGATTTGAGAAACTCAGCGAGTTGAGCTGGGAACTCAGCAAGCTGCTTCGGGTAAAAAGGTGTAACATGAGACAAAAAAGTGGCGCGGTCACTGAGGTCCTTGTAAATAGTGGGGTCAGCGCAGACACCGGAGGAGGAGGCGAAACTGAGAGCTGCTTGCTGTTGAAAAAGATCCAAAGCGGACTTAAATTGGTTGTAAACCAAGCCGAGCTCCGTTTCGTAACCTTCTGGGTCAATTTTCATTTTGGATTGGAGAGATTGAAGGCTCAGCTTCTCCGAGCTCCGCCCCGACGCCGACAAGGAATCCGCCATCGACAGTTTtaagattgataaaaaaaaaaacccctgcTAAAACCCTAGTCTCTGATAATTTTTAGCGATGTATATATAGCCGGTGCATGATACGACACCGTAGCATCCTAATGGCATTTTTTTCTCCCATTATGGGACTGAAGGCTGAAGCTGAGTTAATTTTAACTTAATCCCTattgtttattataattaattaattagtcattATAATCTCagaaattattaaatagttctattttttcaacaatgGCTTCTTTCCTCATCAAATATCTCCATCTTACCTTcttacttttttctttattatactTTTCGAAGaactataacatgaaataaattagaaatgataaattacaataatctttctgttgtattataaaattacaGTCAGCATTTAAAAGTTTGAGTATTTGTTAACAAACCCTTTTATATTTAAGAGAAAACTACAAACCtccttatatataaaaaaaaaatccttgattattatttaaaaaggatagataagaaaattaaatatagaaagATATTCAAAGAActcaaaatgaaattaaaattgttcatctaccaaaaataaatatgattattcttctataattttgattttttttcaatttaacaatccaattttttaaataaaaaataagggtgtTTTGGATATTAAAAGGTggttatgtaattttttaaaattttggatgGTGGCTGTAAAAtatacaataacaataacaaacaaataaataaatatctggTTGGGACGAGTCAAGTTAGTTTAAGATACAAAACTCGTTACTTAATACATGAGATCAAGATACCACCACAAAAGGATGGAATAAGAaagaattaattgtaaaaatggacatgaaaaaaatatttaagccaACCTGATCCAATCTTTCAAACCGTGACTCAAAAGGTTAACAAAATCccgatcaataaaatattgatgaatgaaatcaaaaaagaaagttccaataaaaaataattaaaaacaaaacaaatagcaattaaatgaATAGGAACTaaatctcatataaaataaaatgaactaaaacattgagggatgcaattgaaaagataatttaattaagagagtgaataaaaaaaattacaataaaaaaggggaccaaatttgaaaggtaaaaaaatcaaacgagggttaaattcaaagaaaattttaattttatagattatttaaaataaaataaatagtaataaaaagaatatagactaaatttgaaaaaaaaaattgatgggctGCTTTGAAAATGTGTAGGGAAGGCTCTGAAATTGACCATCAGCGTATATCGAGAAGagaagtaaaagaagaaaagaaaaaaatgaccatTAGCacaaaaaccaatatttttttgtcacaCGCGTCGCTCATAAATAGAAGTGATGTCGTGAGGATTAAAACACCGTTGTGAAAGCTCGACTTTAGCCATCAGGTGACTTTGTATGTGTTGTCCTAAGAGTGTGAGAGTAACCATGCATGTCCGCGTGAATGTCACTcgcaatcaattttttaaaattaattaatatttaatcatgCCTAAATACTAAACTGCATATGATCAAacttaataattacaaaaaacaaaacaagcgaaaacgacaaaaaaaaccccttgacctaaagcaaagataattttaattcaaaagtaTTGTGGTCATTTTACCGTgcctttaaaacaaaaaataaaataaaaataacactactactaatgctttaattttttcctcCAAGAGCATTTTCAAGGGGAGATATTATTTTGAAGAGTCAGATTAATAAAATGgatattgtttaattatataaatatgttttattattattatatatactctaataaaataattctattGGAAAGTTAATTCTATTGAATtgagagaaataaataatttattttttcttcaagtttattttgttcttaACCCTAGTTTTTACTTTTGTAAAACAATTATTGAaagctaaattttattttatttttttccgcTTTCCATTTAGCACCTTGGAGGGAAGATAGAGAGCGCCAAACATCTTGCGGGCCTGTCTCTCCCCTCGACAGGGAGGAGTAGGAGATTTGAGTGTAGAGATTGAGAGTTGGAGGCAGCCACTGCAATGAAACTACAAGGTTTAAGCAGTGGAAGAACAGTCACGACCATGAGAATCGACTTTGTTGTGCTCTGTTTGTAAGTAAACTACTAAAAAATAAGTCTATTAGCAACTAACTAGTCCGTTgcagataatattaaaatttgttattgATAAAATTCAGCAACGGAATTAGCAATAGATAATTTCAGATGCAAATAATAGATGCTaattttttagcaacggattatcaGTTGCTGATTTGTTTAGTAACCAATTATCTGTTGCTGAAATTCGGTTGCTGAATGTGTAAATCAGGAACGGATATTCCATTGCTGATTAAAAATTCTTATCcagttcaatttcaattttaaaaatttgaaattgattccgccaaaatttaatataatataaaaaaagttaaaatattaatatttttattaacccaAAATCAAACCCACATTCCCACAATTTGCTCTCTTTTGCATTTCCGCTGCCTGCGTTCTTGCTTCGTGTCCGTTCATATCGCAAAGCGGGGCGACGCCAGGTTAGTTGAAAAGAGCGGGGCCAACCAAGACCCCCAGAGAAAGCTTTGCTCGATACCCAGGAAAACTTTGTCCTTATCTCTCGTTGATTTCTATTACAATCCCAAATCAAAGCCAAAaacatcctctctctctctctctctctctcataaatTACCTGGAGAAGaagttaagaaaataacaaattatgttTGTGGAAAATGATGCATGACAGAGATAGGTAGAATAGAAAGGGAGATATGGGTTTGGTTTCTAGAGAAGGAATAGAAAGGGAGATATGGGTTAATTAGGTTTTTGTGGAGAAGTATAGAAAGGGAGATATGGGTTTGGTTTCTAGAGAAGGAATAAAAAGGGAGATGTGGGTTAATTAGGTTTCTGTGGAGAAGTATAGATAGGGATAATATTGGGTTCTTTCAGAGAATGAAAAAATTTTGCAACTGTGgggttccttttgttttctagagaTGGAGAAGTATAGAAAGggtcattattatttattgtttttttataaaagtcaaaatttaatctattttttaaaccataTTAGTAACGGCAAATCTGTTGctgatttttaatatgttaatttattttttagtatctgATTTTTCGTTGCTAAtccgttgctaatattaaaaaattaatatatatatatatatatatatatatatatatatatatatatatatatatatatatatatatgcaattcacgagagagagagagagagaacctgAGAATTACACTCCTAAGAAAAAGGTGATTAGCATCGGATGTTAGCATCAGAGCAACAGATTAGTAacggattatatatatatatatatatatatatatatatatatatatatatatatatatatgttatagcTACCCAAAGTGATCAATGAGTAAAGACTTGGTATTGTTACTTAGACTTTCTCTTACACTATACAAAGAATGCAAATTAAACAGACTCCAGTGAAAGTTTCTTTCTGGCCAAGGGCTGGtggtgttggttttttttcttcttcttcttttcccttgCTAAAGTAACGCATTAAGAGGTGTGTCAATCATATAAAGATTAtgtttttccattcatttgCAGGGTCTTTCTAAAGTCAAACTGAGTGGTGAAGAGTTAATGTCAAGGTTGCTTAATATATAGAAGATGGATGCTGCACATCCCAGATACTGAAATTCACCGAATAAAGCTGTCTCCATTGCGAGGTCGAGATAGGGATTGCCAATCTGTTAACTTTGCCTTGCTGAACAATACCAAACTATATTTTGGTGATGACTCGATGGAGAAAGGCAGTGAAGATCCTTTCTTCTATGTTGTAATGGATGATTTGTTGCTTCCATTGGTACGTAAATGGTAATAAAGCGATCGAGAAAACTAGATACATTGTTTCCTTGACTAATGTGGTAAGCTCACATTCCTTATGGATATGGGATGACAGGTACTTGTTAAGATACAATTAAGCCTTCTCTCTGTAGGCTTTAGGAAGTTGGGTTGCCCAGCTTAATTATTGTGAGTTTTGTGCGTGGGTGCTGCTAATGGCTTTTCTTTGTATATTAGAGAATATGCAATCTAGATTGATATAGAGACGAAGCCGTATTCCTTGTTGATCTCTGCATATTTTTTATGGAGCAGCTGGTTTTGCATTTCAGTCATGTTAATGACTGGCTTAGAACTCTCCTTGTAAGATTTAACATAAGGGATGTGAGCtcattctcattaatttctgCTGTAGTTTTGAGGCAGTTATGGCATGTAGTAAGCTTCACCAGGCCATTTGAAGATCATATAACTTTCTACTGAGAAATTTTCTAGGTTACATGTGGAGGCTAGCTGTCTAAGTGCAAATGCAGCAGATGAAGCAGCTGTTGGTAGGTGATCTTTTGCTGCAGTCGCTCTTGGAAACTTGCCAGAGTTTTTATGGAATTTTCACTTTGAGAGTAAGTAATATTATGAGATCGTGCATGGCTTAGTGAGATGTGTGTTTTCAGCTGTTTCACGTGCAGAGAGAGGGCTAAAATCACATTTGCTTCTGAGAGGAGAGCAGCATGAAATTCTGACTGATTATGTCCTAATTTCAACAGTATATGGATTATTCACTTATGTTCCTAAATCTATTTATGCCCATTGGGTGAATATGCTGAGGAGCTATGCTAATTAGGCGGCAGGCAACACTAGTTATATTCATGGTTATTAAATCTGGCATGGGTtaactgaaattttttaaaaaatatatctatgttttaatataaagtttttaattccaaactggaaggatattattttattttattaagttaaaatatttaaataaaaaagagttttttatttcacattaaaaaaacacaattttccttttatgaCATGTAATGCATATATTAATAGGTTTtcaatctcaaaataaataaataaaaccttcttttaatatttatacagtACATATTGATATGGGTTAGGCGTGATATAACACTAATGCTTTttagatcttttattttttacaagctcgtgttttatttaatttagaccTAGTCAGATCCAAAACACTGATAATCATaccaaaaaaatcctaattcCTAATTGTCTATGAAGTAGCAGAGGATGTTGTAGCATTACCAGATAAACTGAAAATCCGTTTTTAAGAGTttatttgaaacaaattatatattgaattaaatttaattttcaagcagatttaaatttaatttataatatttgcatgagtaaatttaattatattatttgaaatactggtaaaaataaaatgaattgaatgaatatatagttttagctattttaacattaatttaaaaattatttttgttacatAAAAAGCATCACTCGGGTATTAGAATAACTTATAGTATAAGATTATGATATTCAACATTCAGCTGTATAATTAATagctgaaaaaattaaaaaaatgctacAACTGAGATAGTAGATTTGGAGTTAATTATCTCCAGCCAAAACCATAGGAACCAGGGAAAAGGTACAATGGTAATTGGGTATTACGgtacaattatatttttgaaatttttttatttttttatttttaaaatattatttttttatcattttattatattagtgtcaaaaataaattttaaaaaataaaaaatatattattttaatatatttttaaaaatatattatttaatatatttttaaaaaataatattttaaaaaacaaactttatcATATTACCAAACAGTCACGTATGATGCCAAATTCTAAAACGCAGTAATTCAGTCCTGCCATGCAAAGCTTCTTGAGAACTCAAAagctaaaaacatttttattagaAACTCAATCTTTTTAAGCAGTATTTGAAATCcagttaaaattatgttttaaaaatataaaaaatatttgttatttaaaattaattaattttttatattttcaaaacattttaatttattaatattaaaaataatttttaaaaattaaaaaatatatattatttaaatacatttctaattaaaaaatactttaaaccacACACTTCctcaaaatttaagaaatataatacTTACAATAAAATTCTACTGCTTTCCAAATGTTAAGATTTGAAAGGTGAAGCACTTGACATTAATGCCCATAAGGTGTCCGAAGAACAGCGAGTCGCGACTCCCCTCTTAATCAAACTCTAGTTTTCTGCAGttataattcaattcaaatcaaaGAATACAAAAGGGTACCTGAAGATCCCTTTTCTGGGCAAGAAGTTTCTTCTCCACCAACTTATTTTGCTGTAATCTACAAAACAGACATAACCCACAACATCActcttaaaaaaagatgaaatatttaacattttaaatcaattaaatttatgaaagcAATTATTGAATTCCAAGGATTTACAATGTTTATCACATTTACTTGTTTATCGATTTAAGAGAGCATAGGCCTTTGATTAAGAATACACttctatttaatttcttaattatttgaattcCAAGGATTTACAATGTTTATCACATTTTTGTTTATCGATTTAAGAGAGCATAGGCCTTTGATTAAGAATACACttctatttaatttcttaattataattaagttgCAACTTGCCTTTGATGCAGCCACTGGTGCTTCTAAGTTCCAACAATGGCTTATTGAATGTGATTTCTTTCTTATAGGTGTCATTCCCCAAGTGCAGAACTTGTGCCGGAATCATTTACTTGGAAAAGATAGACAGGTAGAGTTGGTTGTAGACGCTGGCACTGGTACGACAGCCATCGGTTTGGGAAGTGGAGCACTGTGTTTAGGTTAAGTCCCAGTTTCTATTACAGCCTTCAATTGACCTGACTAAGGTTCTGAATGATTGTGTGTTACCACTCCCAGggattgagttttatttgactATGCTATGGCAACACTGTAACTATTGCCGTTGATCGGAGAATTCATTGCAGAGACGGAGAATTCATTGAATTGACCTGATGACTCTTGAGTTAACCTCCCGAGCCCTTTTCTGAGTCAAAATCTAAGCCGGGTTTAACAACTCTTCTCTAGGCATGTTTGGTTTAGCACAGGGGTGCAAATATTACTTCCGTATGCTCAGGGATTGCATGTCACTGCATCTTCTCTCTTCTTCGTGAACTATGTACCTTGATTCCAATCTTTTCTTCAAATGTGGTTCGATATTGCGTGACATAGACATCTCTCTAATTATTTCATCTACCATAATACCAAAACTAGTGATACTGGGAATTCGAATGCTCGGGAATTAGagattttttagtatttggaTAGTGAATtcataaatcttttattttcaataaccaGAAGCACAAAGGGTTAGTAATAAAGATCTTGATACCtacaaaatagtatttttttttatgggatttaaGAATCTTCTAATTATTAAGTCaactattttataataaaaattgtaataaataagCACTAAATTCTAAGAACAATAATGTTTATTCTTAGTTCATGCGTTATAAATGCTCTAAGAATATATTATAAGAGAGTAAAGATTGTGAACTCTTCATTTGAGTGATTTAGaaagtatttataaatattgtatCTTGAACCTTTTTCTTTTCGCTTGAGATGTTGaaagtctttttcttttttatatccaaGTGAGGAGGGAGTTCCTTACATTAACATTAAGGTCTTCTTACACGACATTAAAGTTGATGAGAATATCACGTCACTACAAGAAGCTTTCTTACACCATCTCGtacacaacattaatattgAGGGGAACAACCCTTATAATCATCATTAATGTTTGATTGATATATAGTCAGCTTTTAGATGACTTTCGCATAGCTAGAGTGTAGAGAGATGATAATTTTAGATTCTCATATTGTATGCTTAGATTTGGAATGATCTTAGGTCCAAACAGGGGCGGAGCTAAGATTATTTGATAGAGGAGCCAAAACTAATATAACAAGGtataaatttttacatgtaaagaAACTGATATATAAAGCAAATCTAACATAAAAATGGGATTATTGATTCCTAAAGAAGAAAACTTACACTGAATTAAAATTGAGTATGTGCTCTTCAAAGAACTCAATTTGGCTAGAAAGATCGTGTCTAATTGTATAGGGGACCTTGTGATAATAAGGTGCatgtgagaaaaaattgataattttaacagctctgctaaaaacaaaatataaaaaaatccaagcataatcGAAAGAAACCCATAAAATAtatccaattaattaaaaaaaacaacattcactataacaagaaataaaaaaaaatggtaaaactagtaaatctatatatataaaaaaaacaaaaacaaaagattttaaatttgggtCACAAATTACATTGATTGGATAAACAATGAATTAATTGCAGCTTTGTTTTAACCTTTCCGCATTActttgtattattatattttttggttagGACTCTAGAGAAGGAAGATAAAGAAACGGTAAagaaaggtaattaaattaaaaaaattatttgttttcttttctacttaTAAGGagagataattttaaatttaaagataaatagtaaaataataatttattattagaaagcTTATTACTTgttatatttaaatactaaaaaaaattataatattttgcaAGGGTGTTTTGCAAGGGCCCGGGCCTCTGCTTGCCACCCTTTGGTTCCGCCTTTAGGGTCAAGGATATTGAGTTTAGCATCTTCCTAAGCGGAAAGGCATCTAGGCTTAAAGTGTAgctgagacaaaaaaaaaaatggatctgatatcttaataaatttatgtgTATTTAGATTTAATGTGTAGCTAagcctaaaaatattaaattccgAAACAAACTTGACCCTTTTTAGTTTTGACTTTTGTTCTGAAGTTTTATGCATGATGGATATTCTTCTCTTGACCCTTCTATTCGGCCTCTTGagtataaaatatgataaaaaaaaacaattcaacctTTGCTGCCAACTTAGAAGGAAAAGGAGCCATTTTGTGCTCTTCCCTCCCGTCAATCAGAACTAATCATGGGCCTATCACAGCTCTCAGGATTCGAATCCGAAGCAGGAGCTATTAAGCGCACTGATATTTCAGAGTTACTGCcgcattgttattttataatatatcgAATAAATGGGTCCAGAAAAAGCCCCATACAATCGCTGGgcatgttttaaataatttactcACAGCATGGGAAACTGACATGAAATTCTTCTTGCTTCCACTATTACAATTTACAAGTGATAAAGATGCACGAAACATAAGGGAGTAGGATTGGTTGCTGTGGTGAAACCTGTTACTCCATGATCAAGTGCAGTTCTGAATCGTGTCCTGATGGCCATGACTGTCTGAAACTCCTGCGTGGGAATGGGAATCTGCAACTCTTGAACCTGGGGAACACGATAGCAGTACCAAAGGGAAATCTGGGAGGCAGGGACGCTGTTTTATTACAACATTGACTGAATATTCTTATGCTGAACATTCTTGATGGCAGTGTTGATGTGAATATAAAATAGTTGCCTTAAA is a window encoding:
- the LOC7473195 gene encoding uncharacterized protein LOC7473195 codes for the protein MADSLSASGRSSEKLSLQSLQSKMKIDPEGYETELGLVYNQFKSALDLFQQQAALSFASSSGVCADPTIYKDLSDRATFLSHVTPFYPKQLAEFPAQLAEFLKSSARTLPSGLRCHVTQALILLINRDMVDISETLALFMELQTLGDRTLRNLAFTHVVHSIRRMNKKHKNEAKNRALQNILFSLLQQDDEARAKRALITLCELHRRKVWFDDRTANSICMACFHSSSRIMIAALSFLLDYEKIEDNDNDDSDASSGEDDPNPRTAQVVISKESIYKAHNKGTVASKKKKKAKLQRAIRSMKRQQRLSSENNNSNYYSPFNHLKDAQGFAERLFSRLQTCNERFEVKMMMLKVIARTVGLHRLILLNFYPFLQKYVQPHQRDITNLLAAAVQACHDLVPPDAVEPLFKQIVNQFVHDHSRPEAIAIGLNVIREICLRIPLLMNEDLLQDLVLYKKSHEKAVSIAARSLITLFREVCPSLLIKKDRGRPIDPKARPKAYGEVNIVSSVPGVELLEELNDDDDDDEDKEDSDDVDDLASRGSDDDSENEEMVSASDEGDQIYSDDAESEDGDVQDGSVDEDGDDAVDNDSGGGEGGDEDEDQEENDEDSYARAIINKVNKSTARKRKFSDFDGQLLAADTSLRALKKMTEEKLKKPPSDSTDGILSNEDFQRIKELTAKKDARIALNRQGFKVPSSDDLSAKRVDPATLEVHVRARLNKEERLALVRAGREDRESYKSRIAVKQKKTGGQSNRQKEHKKQMPLAAKRAKVARSRQEKKKKQSLSGKQFRGKKAWK